The sequence GCCAAGGCCGATGACGGCAATCACCCCTTCGGGGCTGGAGGCGGTCTGCGCGCTGCTCTCTGTCATCCTGCTCTGTCCTTTACGATCCCTGTGCCCTGATCACTTGCCGTAATAGTCCCGGAACCAGGACACGAAATGGGCAATACCTGTCTTCACATCGGTCTGCGGGCGATAGCCGGTCAGGGCGTTCAAGAGATCCGCATTGGCCCAGGTGGCGGGCACATCGCCCTTCTGCATCTCCATGTAATTGCGGATGGCCTTTTGCCCCAGCGCCTCTTCGATGGCCTCGATGAAATCCAGGAGGCGCACCTTGTCGGAATTGCCGATATTGACGACCCGGTAGGGGGCCACCGGCGACAGGCTGTCCCCGGCGGGAATGTCCTCGGGGGTTTCGGGGCGGCGCGGCACCGCATCGATCAGCAGGCGGATGGCGCGCACCAGATCGTCGATATAGGTAAAGTCGCGGTACATGTCGCCGTGATTGTAAATGTCGATGGGCCGCCCATCGAGGATCGCATCGGTGAATTTGAACAGCGCCAGATCCGGGCGCCCCCAGGGGCCGTAGACGGTGAAGAAGCGGAACATGGTGGTGGGCAGGTTCCACAGGTGCGCATAGGAGTGCCCCATGCTTTCGCCGGCCTTCTTGGTGGCGGCATAGATGGTCAGCGGGGTGTCGGCCTTG comes from Phycobacter azelaicus and encodes:
- a CDS encoding NAD-dependent epimerase/dehydratase family protein → MIDPLSSSSSAAPATGRRVLITGTAGFIGFHLARLLLAEGFRVHGYDGMTDYYDVTLKQRRHQMLAQSPGFACTEGMVEDAELLAEVAGDFRPDVIVHLAAQAGVRYSLENPRAYVDSNIVGTFNVMEIARQHAVDHLLMASTSSVYGANTQMPFAETDKADTPLTIYAATKKAGESMGHSYAHLWNLPTTMFRFFTVYGPWGRPDLALFKFTDAILDGRPIDIYNHGDMYRDFTYIDDLVRAIRLLIDAVPRRPETPEDIPAGDSLSPVAPYRVVNIGNSDKVRLLDFIEAIEEALGQKAIRNYMEMQKGDVPATWANADLLNALTGYRPQTDVKTGIAHFVSWFRDYYGK